A window of the Thermodesulfobacteriota bacterium genome harbors these coding sequences:
- a CDS encoding mannose-1-phosphate guanylyltransferase, translating to MTDTVCAVIMAGGKGERFWPLSTPRSPKPFLKLIDGNSLIELTYERLKKVFPEDRIFFVLAQEHLSTLKELYPNLKSDFIIVEPEGRDTAACIAYSVFFLNKLFGDPVVAFFPADHYIGTEDLFKIALLRAVEIAKETDFLLTFGIRPTRPEIGYGYIRVGEVFSLSEPPVYRVQRFVEKPSLEKAKEYLEAGDFYWNSGIFVWRTSAILREIERCLPQLFEGLKEALSYQENGDFARFSACYKRLPRISIDYGVMEKSTEVLMVKGDFVWDDVGTWASLFRILKKDENSLVRIGNAFVSDVKNSIIISDDLNLGVLGVDGLIVVAAKNGVLVCTHEYAGFVRELARYFLSDDL from the coding sequence ATGACCGATACTGTCTGTGCCGTTATAATGGCTGGCGGTAAAGGCGAAAGGTTCTGGCCGCTTAGTACCCCAAGATCGCCAAAGCCATTCCTAAAGCTCATAGATGGAAATTCTCTGATAGAACTTACATACGAGAGGTTAAAAAAGGTCTTTCCTGAAGATAGGATATTCTTCGTCTTGGCTCAAGAACATCTTTCCACGCTTAAAGAATTATATCCGAATTTGAAATCAGATTTTATCATCGTGGAACCTGAGGGAAGAGACACAGCCGCATGTATCGCTTATTCGGTTTTCTTTCTAAATAAACTTTTCGGTGATCCCGTAGTAGCCTTCTTTCCAGCCGATCATTACATAGGGACTGAAGACCTTTTCAAAATAGCTCTTTTGCGGGCAGTAGAGATTGCAAAAGAGACCGATTTTCTTTTAACTTTCGGTATCCGTCCAACAAGACCAGAGATCGGCTACGGCTATATAAGGGTAGGAGAGGTTTTTTCACTCTCTGAGCCACCTGTTTACAGGGTACAAAGGTTTGTGGAAAAACCTTCCCTGGAAAAGGCCAAGGAGTATCTTGAGGCTGGTGACTTTTATTGGAATTCTGGAATCTTTGTTTGGAGAACATCAGCTATCCTTCGTGAGATTGAAAGGTGTCTCCCTCAATTATTTGAAGGTTTAAAAGAGGCTCTTTCTTACCAGGAGAATGGCGATTTTGCGAGGTTTTCGGCCTGTTATAAAAGATTACCTCGGATTTCCATAGATTACGGCGTTATGGAAAAGTCGACAGAAGTGCTCATGGTAAAGGGAGATTTTGTCTGGGACGACGTGGGGACCTGGGCTTCCCTTTTTAGGATTTTAAAAAAGGATGAGAACTCTCTCGTAAGGATCGGAAATGCCTTTGTATCGGACGTTAAAAACTCGATCATAATCAGCGATGATTTAAATCTAGGTGTTCTGGGAGTCGATGGTTTGATAGTCGTTGCAGCAAAGAACGGGGTTTTGGTTTGTACCCATGAATACGCTGGTTTTGTGAGGGAACTTGCTCGGTACTTTCTTTCCGATGATCTCTAA